TATTAGCTCTTCTAGACTGTATACTGAAAAGCTCTTTGTTATTGACTCTGAACTGCATATTACTCGATTAATCAAAAATTCAGTAGATAGTAGCTAATAGAATAAATAAGGTATGATAGCGtctcgactttttttttttgtcattattgaGGTCATACTGCAGCTTCTGCTGTACAgctaatgaaaacaaaactttGCTCTGCAATGAAGTTCTTTTAAGATGGGAGGCCAACAACAAGTACCTGGTGAAGAACTCACTTGGGCAGCAGGTCTTCTTCGTGGCCGAGGAGAACGAGTGCTGTAACCGGTACTGCTGCGGACCGCTTCGCTCCTTCGTCCTCCACATCCAGGACAACGGGGGCCAGGAGGTGCTCAGGCTCACACGTCCTCTACGCTGCAGCAGCTGCTTTTACCCCTGCTGTCTGCAAGAGGTACTGCAGCATTGCTGCGTTATTCCTACTACATTCCCACTTCTATGATTGGTCGTGCTCAACCAGTCCTCTTATTGGGACGAATTGTTCATTGTTAATCTATCATCAAACtcaaacacaaaataattttaaagttaTTGCATTCTTAcgcaaagataaataaaaaaaaaaactgaactattaaagaaaatgtattgaTGTATGTATTGAAATTTCTAACGGTGATGTTTTTCTATGTTCACTGGTTGAAAACTGCCATTTATTTCACCAAAATATTTGAAATCTATTAGTCAAAAAACCCTTTAGTTCCaagaatatttgtattttagtctcattttaaaataattgatttttttcccccatattaTCTACAGGGGGCATTTATATTCGCCAATGGATTTTGCCACGTATGTGTATAAgtgatatagatatataaattttggtgactttttttttttcactttcagctGGAGGTGCAGTCTCCAACGGGCACTCCTATCGGGTACGTGGTTCAGACGTGGCACCCTTTCTTACCCAAGTACACCATTCAGAACGAGATGAAGCAGGACGTTCTGAAGATCGTGGGACCTTGCTTCTCCTGTAAATGCTGTTCCGATGTGAATTTTGAGGTAGAGTTCTTTTTGAGAACATTGGAACCCCTCTGGTTAACATTTGCActcttcatgaaaatgaatgcAATGAGTGACGCTTACCCATAAGCCTTTTCTTTGTGTCACAAGTATAAATCACTCTGCACACATCTGGCCCATTGTGTTGAACAgatatgtcttttttttgctattataTTCTCAATTTTccctattttattatttttttttgaagcgTACCAATATTTTTAGAGGTtgactatattttctttatatgaaTACACATTGTATATTCTTAATGTACCAACTAGAcgagcagattttttttccctaaatgattcctcggaccaatcctatggAGCGCGTGGtccgacatttcttcagttccccactctcgactttagttcctacctgcagttatttcctgtttaaaaatgcaaacacgGACTCAAAATGTATATCTTGTCATGTgcgacctctcattaaatgtgtatagagtcATTACGAAGAAAACAGTAAagtttggaaggaagtagcCTTCCAAACGATCTTCGATGCTGCAGGTGAGTGTACGTGGCTAGTAAGCTTACTCTGCTAATCTAGTGAAGCTAGTAGCTAGCAGTGCACGTAGCATGCTAGCAGTGTTTACAAGTGATTTGCCCCTTGCTAGCTTGAATGTAAGAGCTAGCAAGTGATTTCAAGCATACAAATGTCATGTTGTACAGAAAccaccctccctccctccctttctttcttttttttttttttttttacctcaggtTTTGTCATTGGATGAAAAAGAGTCTGTGGGCCGCATCAGTAAGCAGTGGACAGGCTTCTTGTCAGAGGCTTTCACGGACGCAGACAATTTCGGGATCAAGTTCCCTCTGGACCTGGATGTGAAGCTCAAGGCTGTGCTTCTCGGAGCCTGTTTTCTCATCGTAAGCATCTCTTTGTCCTGTTAATTCTGTAAAATTAGTTAATTATGTTCAAAAATCTCAAGTCACTTTTTCCTCCATCTGACTATTGGCTCTGCTTTATTCGTTAGGACTTCATGTTCtttgagaaataataataaaaaaaaaaaaaaattggagtgGGAGTTCCTTCCTGTGTAAGTTTTCgcattttttaatgcaaaaatttttattctgatttgaCATTATAGCAGCTCGTTCATTTTTCACTCTGCTTGTGTTTCTTTTCCAGTTTCAACGTGAGACGTCCATGCTTCAGCAATTTAGGAAactaaatatatgtatatagcaGGACATacatctcttcttttttttcttttacttcaaATATTGAATGTATCTGGAAtagatatttacagtatattgtgtatctgtttcatgtgtttttgaatTATAGCCTCTAGATGGCACCACAGCGCAGTGCTTCGGTGCAACACTCACACTATATATTACCTGACACGTTATTTAAAGATAAcaagtttttactttttaaagcaaagaatCGCTATTAATCTGGCCACTTTGGCAAAGACTAGGCCTTAATTTGTGCCCAAAAATACATAACAGACTGACTACTAGACCTTTAGCCAATAATAATGCCCAAGAACAGAGGTTTTGTATAGCAAATGGATGACAGTCAGCCCCATAACGATGCACAGGGACGTTTACAATGGTACAATCTATGCTTGTTACTAGCTCGACTAGAATCGAGTGTTTTTTCTGCCAGAGAGCAGTACACAAGCCTGACATATGTCTGAAGCACCATCCTGCCCTCGTCCCGGTTGGGGAAAACAGCAGGGGTGTGACTGGTGGATGCGTTTGGTTTGATCAATAATGGAGGATTCGTCTAACAGAGGCACATAGAGAGGCAGTCGTTTTCCAAATGAAAGGCCTGATTGATGCTCGTCGCAGGCGTTTCACCTGACCCACATCGGGCCATCTGTAGACTCAATCAACCAATGGatcaacccaaaaaaaaaaaaaaaaaatcccaatttACCATGTTACCtctctttccagtttctcaatAGCGTCCATGATTGGAGTTTGTAGGCCTGTGAGTTGGACGACGTTGGTTTTCGTCTTTAATCCATTAGCATTGGACGCATCCACAAAGCAAAAACATAATGGCTGTGAAATTGCCGAGATTCAAACTCACAAACTGCCAATGACTCAGATATATCGGAAAACCTCGAACTCAAACCGGAACACCTTGTAGCGTTAATATGCCCAAACTAACCAGGCTGAGTAGCTCCTTGGAGGGTTGACCCAATTTAGACATAGTCAGTATTGGAAAAGAAAGACTAGTGGGTTTTACCACATGGGAAGTAAACCAGGCCAGAAGAAGAGCATAATTACCTTCGATTTTCCAGCTTCAAAGAAGTGCTGTTGTTGTGTCCTTGCTTTCAGTTCAGCTAAATAAGGAATGTTTAGCCAACATTagacaaatatacagtatattttagtatatttagAAATTCCAGCTCGAAAATGGCAAAAACTGCACTGTCAGGTTATAGGTGAAATTTTTGTATCCCTAATAAATCTACTAACGGATGTTAACTACGTGTATCTTTGTCTAATCTCTGCGAAGTTGAATGTACATATACACCgtcagctttaatttcacattaacaAACTCAAAACATTACTAATGTAAAATAGAGTGAAGGAGGCGGAGCTTCGTGGTGGTCAGTTCATATCGGAGAGTTCACTTACGCAACACTTACGCAAATGTCAATCATTCTTGATTCATATGTCGCGTGACTCATCAAAAAAGAAGCCTGGTCTTATGGTGTATTTTTGAATGACAAACAATGACCATTTTGAGACTCAAGAATtatagtaaaaatgaaaaaatagaggtagagaaagaaattaaaagccaaatattaaataatcgAACTATCCCCAGCCCTGTTGTTTGAAGACATCTTGTTGCAGGAGGGAAACAAAGGCTACCTTGCCACTTGtagtgattctttttttttgagtctTTGCTTAATAATTAATTGAGACCACACATAAATTTTTGATCCTGGTTACGTACGGCTGAGTGTCAGCATTGCATCATGTCAGAGGTGCTTGAAGGTATATGGAgaaaatgaacaacaacaaaaaaaaaaaacgaatgtACAATTCTTTCTCCAAAATTTTCATTTGTGGTgtatgaggatttttttttgcatggtgCTGACTGTATTATAAGGAGAGAAACCCATTTTTTTGAGCCATGGGTGTCAGAACACTTCCAGCACTTCCTGTAATAAATGCTAGTGTCAGGATATAAGaatgacagcacacacacagacactcaatTAGATACTGACACACAAGTGATGTGAAAATGAGGGGCCATGTTGCCGGGGGGACAGGAGCTCAGACGCAAGAAAATAGAGACGTGTGTCAGCCTGTCAGGTGGGTGTATACGAAGTTATTGAAATACtggaatatacactcactagacattgtcatgttcatggaaccggTTTGAGACGACTTTGTGACATGGTGGGGTTATCGTGCTGGAAGTAGGCATTGTAAAGCACGCGTGGTCAGCAGCATTACTCAGATAGGCTGTAGCGTTCAAACAATGCTAGATTGATAATATAGATTAATCTAGATTAATATAGCGCCCAACGTGTGCCAAGAAAGTGTTCCTCACCACCACCAGGCTGAACTGCTGACACGAGGTAGGTTAGGTCTATGGTTTCATGCTGTTGacgccaaattctgacccaacaggaatcaagattcatcagatcaggcaaCGTTTTTCCAATCATTAAACTGTCCAGGTTCGGTGGCCACTGTAGCCTAAGATCCCTGGTCATGGCTGACTGGAGTGGATGTGGTTTTCTGCAAGTTGTAGCAAATTAGGCTCAAAGTTCAGCaagttctgagatgcttttctgcttaccacagttgtaacgagtggttatttgagttaccgtagccttccagtcagcttgaaccagtctggccgttctcctTTGGCCTctgagcttttaaaaaaaaaaaagtctagattTGCGGCTGCTATGTGGACGACACCTCAGTAAACTCCGCCATTtgatgaggagaaaaaaaatgtgtaaaaattgcACAAACGTGAAAAAAGACAGTCTATTACGAGATATCGAGTGTTACTCTGGCTCACTGTGATAATAATGCTGATCGTTACTCTAGAATTTCACAATGCATCCCCCACATGGCCTCATTTACTCAATTTTCAGCTCGCTACATTCCTCTCTCAGGCCGTCCAGCAGCGTGAGCTCTGCAGAGGAGAGAAAGTTGcctgtcttttatttattaatcgcATTCCACTAAACCAGAGTGCCCGGCCCGTTGTACTCGAGCCTACAGCGTGGATCCAAGCTATATCAAATATACATCAACATTCAAAGCCAGACTTGCTCTGCCAAACCCTCTGAAAGACTCCAGGCCCTCATTTCACCCCAAACACTGCTGTCAATCAAATCAGCCAGGCTCGTCAGAGGCGTCAAAATCAATATCTGGAAGAAGACGAGACTAACAAGGTGCAGGTGCGAGCCTTTCTACTTCACAGCACAGtctataatacataatatacagGTATAATATCCAAGCAATGCACAATACACTTAAAAACTACTGTCCtgtctgaaaatatttattcacGGTATATCAAATAAGGCATTTTCAAAAAGGGCAATGATTtctatatgtaaaaaaaaaaaatcataattttctTACTTAGCCTAAAATACAGTCAGAAATGATAAAGTACTCAAATTCCATACTCGAGCAAACGTCCAgttattgaaataaattaaaatagaaaactcttttattttcttaagtGCTTTTCTCCCACCtttacagagatacagagatactGGAGATTGGAGAAGTGGTAATCAGTTCCCAAAAAACTCATCTGGTGGTTACAGTTTCTACCACAGCGCTggtgaattctcgattctgattggtcagaaggttttcaggacagaggagttaacattttgccattttttttcctctgtaacatgacaagctgcattttttggtcttatttcCTCTAAAACCTTTCCAGATAAATACATTTAGATTACTTTGTTTGATGTATTTGTTCTTATTCGACGTTTTTTAACAAGCAAGTTGAGGAGCTGATGAGAAGACATTTGGCACAGTGGACATTGACATAAAGAGTGTGCTGCTAAGAGGTCCATGAttgtttaacactgaaaaatatgACTTCTAGCGATATGTTACAGGCAGGGATGGATTACTGACCGAGTCTCCCGGGCACATGACTTCTCACAGACCCTGATTTCTATGAGCATAGGTTTGAAGTGGATGATTAGGCCAGTCCTGGTGACCCCTGGTGCGGTCATTTCTATGTGATCTAAAATAGTTTTGTGACATTGCGTATAAAAGGACCTCATCTCCATCTCAGCTTCTTGTGCAGGAAATCTGTTGGGTGTCTTAATAGCAGTCATACATCGAAAGTGAGCGCTCGTTGGCTCATGATGTGTGCGTTTATCAGCGCAATGTACTCCATAGAGACGTCTCATCCACTTTTCCCAGCCCGTCAACACTTTCTGCCTGCCACTTGACTGATGGCAAAGAAACCAACTTATCGCTCTGCCTGTAATTGACAAGTAACTTTGAGAGCGAGAAAGCGTTTGCTTGATTTCCACGAAAACTAGCGTCTCGATTTAGAGCACAACCATCTGTGTTTTTTAAGAGCACATCTTTAAGCTTTCAATCACTTTAAAATACCCGTGAAAGGGCAACGTGCTGAGAGATGCCTCTGTTAGCGTTAAGAACTTCAAAAAAGTCCTCACTTTTTTGACTGAAAAATGGATGAAATAACTGCTATGTAGAAGAAGTTTTGCTTTAcggagtaaaacacttggggtgtcCTTGGGGTtgctgtaaaagaaaacattaagaCTTTTTACACTGGTGTAAGCTATCCTACtagctaataataaatcaacATAGTTAGCTAAATCCTGATGCAGAAACGCCAAACAAATAGCGACATGTTACAGAAATTGTAACTAAcattacactttatttcatttgaattttattcaatttttttttccgaaTGATTCTCATGCCAGTTAATTCTTAAAATTGAATGCTAAATGCACTGAAGTCTAGTTTGGGACATATTGAACTTCCTTCGAAGACTCTTCCAGTCAGCTATAATGATACCCCTGATACAtcatttgcttatttttgtaGAGTCAGCCAACAAGGTAATTAGCGAAGTCTCTTTACAGGCGTCAGAAGCAGAATATTCTGGCAGAGTGGGAAGAAAGACCCAACATAGCAGGTCCTCCTCGGCCTCTTACATAAAGCCACCAGATGCCCGCTTTTTGGGTGAACGCTGCGTTTTTGATCCCCAGCTGAAGCCGACGAATGAAGAAGGCATCAGAggcagtgttggtgtttgaacTGACTAATTACGCACCACTAACTGAGGAAGACTGCATTAAATCTAGATGAAAAGATGTGTACGTCTTTGACGCTAGAACATTCTGTGCAATCTGCTACATCCACTACAGATAATGAAGTTTTACAGTCATGAACTGGACTTATAGGAAGGCTGGATTATTTtcgaataataaaaaaaaaaaactaacactGAACGTCAGTATAAAGCAACATTTTTATGTGACCTACTCTGTCATTTCAAATCATTGACCCAGAACCACATTGTTGAGtttcatactgtacattttaatttgtttaaatattagATGATAGCCAGTGAGTttcataaatattggcacccttcaagagaatATGCCGAGATACTTAACTTTGCCACTAAGGAGAATCTTACATttattctaacaaaaaaaacttcttatttcaaatcaaatctcttaaatatatgtataatatgtattaaaagtatatttaaaatattgaatagCGTCAATATTAGTTCACtaactgtttttaaatccagattaaaacCATATTTGTTTAACTTGTTTTAATGTCATCCATTCCATTGGGCCAATGTTGGGCCACTATGGCCAACAGGGTCATTGTCAGCCATTCCATCAGCCATTGCATTGGGCCTAATGCCAGTCAGTCCACTGGGCCAATGTTGGGCAACTAGGGTCAATATGCATTTTTTGGCCACTTTTAAATCCAGCTTGCCAGCGTTGGACCAACATCAGCCATTCCATTGGGCCAATGTCAGCCATTACATGGTACCTAATACCAGACATTTCATTGGGCCAATGTTGGACCACTAGGGACTTTTAAATCCACCTGGTCATCACTGGACCAACATCAGCCATTCCACTGGGCCAACGCCAGACATTCTATTGGGCCAACATCAGCCATTCCATTGAGCCAACATGTGATATTTCACTGAGCCAATGTCAGCCATTCCTTTGGACCAACATCAGCAATTCAATTGGGCCTAAAGCCAGACATTCCATTGGGCAAATTTTGAGTCACTAGGATCAACAGGATTTCAGAGACTTTTAAATCCACCTTGCCAGTGCTGGACCAACGTCAGCCATTCCATTGGGTCAACACTGGATCAATGTAATTTTGTCTGTTGGGCCAACCTCAGCCATTCTGTTCGGCCAACAGTCTTTAAGCTACCTTTAAATCCACCTTGCCAACATTGGCCCAACATTGTATATGGATGCCAACATAGCCACCCAAAATAGATGCTGGGCAAATGCCAGTTTGCTAACTGTAAAGTGTTCatgttctataaataaaagcagctaTGAGTGACTAGCAGGTGAGCTTGCAAGCTAGCAACAACTGTGTTCTACATCATAAATATGTAGAACTATTAGTTATTAACAATTTCATGCAGTCTCACCTAGCAATTTGAAAGAATTCAAACGCATACATGTACGTTTGCAAACAAGCAATGTTTACGTCCAGGTAATGTTATCTAGCTAGCAAGTAGCCAGTTTGTCTGTGGTTTTATAGCtaaaaacaacaatgacaaaaaaaacaacaacccatTAATATGAGTCATGCTGGAGCTGAAATTGTACTTCTGCTCAAATGGCACAGAGGTTTTAAAACAATTGCATGCTAATTAGGTTTTATTCCCACAGCATTTCTGCAGAACACCACATCGAGGtgataatgcataataaaatggcacttctgtaaatctgctttagaaagaaagaataaacagTGGTCAGCTATCTTGGTTAATTATTTTCATCTGAATCATTACCTTCATTGACTGTCGTTGTACCATAAAAATAACCAGAACTAGCTTTTAGAGATGGCTTTTGTGGGGACCTGTGCTTACATCCTGCAGTCTGTGTGCTTTCAAAGGCAAATTATTTTGGCTGGTCTGATGCACAACAGTAATTTCCGATGCGTAGACTCAAAGCCACACACTAGAGTATGTATGTCCCCGTTTACCGGCGAGAGTCTGGCAGTAGAAGAAAAGGAAGGGCTCATTCAGGAAAACAGTCATGAGTTACAGCAGACAGGGACATGTCTCCAGACATGTCAATATCCATTAGACTGCTTTTTATATGCAAATGGACAATAAAGTCCAGAAAAGTAGAGGTCCATGTGACaaaaaggaggagaaaataaaaaaaacaatcactcTGAGCAATCAGACAGGCGTCCACATTAATCAAGCTGTTTATGGGGATGAGAAGAAAAAGTGAGGTATGAAATATTATAGACCATTTAAATTGTGCCTATAGAAGCTCTGGTCCATAATTTTGGACCAAGTTACCAAGACACCACCATCTGATCAAGAAGGATAAGGAAAagcatcctgaagtgttttattcttctcctaccacagcaacttgccaacgattccattttttattcattaaagaatgacacgctGTCCTTTTTATCCGTtaatagtcacatttaatgtgtcttgttaccgagaaactagCAAAGTCCTGAGGACTTcgccatggtggaaaacctaatgactattacaaagcgctgacactggagactccttccataaatgctaaaggttttacagaaaacttcatgtAATCCATGTCATCCATTTTAAGAGCTGTATCAATAACAAGCGATATAATCTTACAGATACGGTAGAGTGcgaaagtttgcacaccctcagagcaagaaaaaggagaagacaAAACAAATTATAATTCGATGTGTATTAATTTACTTAAAGACATGTCAAATTATATATTCTCGATATTCTCTAACTTTTATGCGCACCCTTTGCCTTTAACCTTGTTCATATTCCCTGAAATAGCTTTTGGATCCTTACAGTTGCAACATCGCTCATCTCATGCTCTTTGACACATCAGTGATATTTATTCTGGGGTCATTGAGCGTTTCTGCGCTTTCAACACCACACACCCTTACCCTGGCTCGTGTCcctgtggcacacacacactattgctCTTTACACTCTCCTCCATCCCGTCTTCCCAGGGGGGTGCTGGCATGATCATCTGCTTGCTgtattttttgcaaaaaaaaaaaaaagatgtaccTTTTAGTTTTCTCCATTTAAAAACcatggggatgcaaacttttccacatgaatgtatatattacagttaaTTTCTTATATGCTGTTGGCATGTGAATCATATCAGAGGTAAATCTGACACCTTGTTCAGTGAAAAATGgctcacatacagtacatttcagTACTATTTAACTCTGTAGGAATTAATTTAGCTCTGCTGATTTCAGCCATTGTGTTAAAATGTCATTTGAAATGAAcagtaaatctgtgtgtgtgctcacacacTGCTGCGCAATTCAGTGGAAGGCCGTTTTACATTCATACCACATTAACGTCTACCTTTTCCTTTAGTAAGGGTGGAACAATCTGGAAAAATTCACATTAGGACAAACCCTCAACCAAGCGTCATGATTTTTCAACTGCACGAACTGCTAGAAAAAAGGATTGCTCTTAGGTGTATGTTGTTTATCAAAAATAACGGAGAAATACAActgtttcagtgttttgcaGGTCAAATAGGAAAGCATGAATGTGGTTTATTGAATGAGTCAAG
This genomic interval from Pangasianodon hypophthalmus isolate fPanHyp1 chromosome 4, fPanHyp1.pri, whole genome shotgun sequence contains the following:
- the LOC113539851 gene encoding phospholipid scramblase 1; the protein is MDKAGCMAPYGLEMRPSGCPLGLECLTQTDLLLINQKVKLTEVLLRWEANNKYLVKNSLGQQVFFVAEENECCNRYCCGPLRSFVLHIQDNGGQEVLRLTRPLRCSSCFYPCCLQELEVQSPTGTPIGYVVQTWHPFLPKYTIQNEMKQDVLKIVGPCFSCKCCSDVNFEVLSLDEKESVGRISKQWTGFLSEAFTDADNFGIKFPLDLDVKLKAVLLGACFLIDFMFFEK